TCGCATGGTGCTGATGCCCCGCGCCATGCCCATGACCGAAGTGAAAATGGCCAATGTGCATGTGCATCGAGCCCGAAACCACCGCGAGCAAACTGAACGCGAGTCCCAGCACAAAGCACGTCAGGTACAGCGTGTTCCAATCGAAACCGTTCATCGACTCACTCCTCTTTTTGTCGACTTCTTTGCAACGGACTTCTTCACAGCTCGTTTCACCGGAGCCGCGTCCAACGCAGCTTGCTGCGCCTTCGCCCGCTCTCCGGGATGCAGTACTTCCAGCAATCGCTCCGTCAGCCCGCCGGTCGCGAGAATGCACTCGAGCAGCAGCAAGCATTTGCGCGAGTCAGGATGATGCGAGATGGCCAACAGCGCTCGCCGCAACTCCGGGTCACGCCGAAAACGCTCGGCGCCGCCCACAAGCCAGATGTCGAGGGTGTCTTCCTGCAAGCGCACATCGCTCATCAACTCAGCGTGATAGCCGTCAGGATCATCCACGAGATAGCCGGGGTGCACCTTGAAGAACTTTGCCAGCAGCAGACGTGTGTTATTGGTCAGGTGGGGCCGCGCGCCGGACTCGATCTGCGAGAGATAGCTCTGGCTCAGCGCCTCGCGCGTTTCCGCAGCGATCGCCTTCACCAGCTCGCCCTGGGTCATGGCCCGACCCAGGCCACGCAGGCTGCCTTCCACCTCGCGCAGATAACGAATTTTGTCAGCCAACTTCATGGCTCGATCCGGCTCCATTGCGGATTGCAATCAATATATCGCAAATTGCGATATATTGCAAGATCTAGGAAAAGCCGCGCTCTGCAGCGCGGCTTCATCGTCTCTCTTAGCCTCCGGTGCCGGTGGCGCCGCCAAGTTGCGCCATCGTCGTCCGTAGATATTTATGCGGGTTCACGGCATTGCCGCGCACCTGTACTTCGTAGTGCAGATGGTTACCGGTCGTGCGCCCCGAGTGACCGACGAAGCCGATCACCTGCCCCTTCACCACCGTCTCGCCTGCCGAAACATTCCAGCCGGAGAGGTGACCGTACACGGTCTTGATGCCGTTGCCGTGGTCGATCTCGATCTCGCGACCATAGCCGTTGCCCATGCCTGCCTTCACCACGCGGCCTGGTGCTGGAGCGTGCACCGGAGTACCAAGCGGCGAACCGATGTCTACGCCCTTATGAAACTCACCCGTCCCCCCACCGATCACCGGATCTTCACGCTCGCCGAAGCCCGAGTTGATCGGGCCCATCACCGGCCACATATCGGGCGTGGCCGTGCCGGTCGCAAGATCAATCGCGCCGAGGCCGCTCAGGCCGCTGCGAATTCCGATGCTCATGTCCGGCGTGTTCGAAGGCATCAGCGCGCCGCTGGCGGCGGTGTTCTTCAGCGCGTAGAAGGTGTCCAGAGACTTGTAGTAGCTGTCGTCGGTGAAGCTCGCGGTGTCGTCCTTCAGCTTCGCATCGGCGACATTACCGACCGCATTCTTGCGACCGATGCGCAGGCCGTGGCCGAGCGGTAGCGTCAGCTTGCCCGCGGTGAGACCGTAGATCGCCGAGACCTCACTGGCCAGCGAACCAAGGCTCGCCACCTGGACGTCCTTGTCGTGCGTCTGCTTTTCGAGATGCGCGTAATCTTTGCGGCTGTTCGCGAGTTCGTCGCGGAGGTGGTTGATCGTCTCCGCTTTCGCCAACATGCGGCTGTAGGAGCCAGCCATGCCTGCGATCGTGAACATCCCCGTTATCGTCGCCGCGAGAAAAACGTAAACGTAGCGCATCGGGATGTTCACCTCTTCAGAGGTGCCATCCTCGTTCCGCGTCACGTAGACGAAATATCGCTTGCGCAATCGAATCCTGACCGGGCCGCCGAGCCGCCCTGCACCGCCAGGGGTGCACCTACTATGTTACCCCGCTGAGTTGTGACCGAACAACCAGCGGTCGATTCGCTTTCATCGCAAGCGCAGTCTCTTCAACCACATGCAACCGCCTTGCGCACGTTGGTATCCTGAGCACGATGCCGAAGCCTACCAGTACGCCCCGCGGCGAGTTCGCCCTGATCGAGCAGATCCGCCGCCGAACCGCTGGCGTGCGTTCGTCGGCAATCAGGCTTGGCATCGGCGACGACTGCGCCGTGATCGCGCCGCCCGCAGGCAGCGAGATCGTCGTCACCACGGACTTTTCGCTCGAAGGCAGGCACTTTACCCGCGATCGTCACACGCCGGAGTCTGTCGGCCATCGGCTGCTGGCACGCGGCGTTAGCGACCTTGCTGCGATGGGCGCAACGCCGCTCGCGGCCTTCCTTTCGCTCGCGCTGCCAAAGAGCCTCGCGAACAATCAGCGCTGGCTCGACGGTATGCTCAGCGGATTCGCCGCGCTGGCAAAGGACACAAGAACACCGCTGGCGGGCGGCGATACGTCACAGTCGCCCGATGACCTGATGCTCGCCGACATCATCCTGCTGGGCCACGTTCCGCAGGGCACGGCCCTTCTGCGTTCAGGCGCAAAAGCGGGCGACGCTATCTACGTCACAGGCGCTCTGGGTGGCGCAGCAGCGGAACTCGAAGCCACGCTCGCCGGCAAGCGACTGCGAGGCGACGCGCATCCGCATCTCTTCCCGCAACCTCGCTTGAAGGTTGGTGACACGTTACGCGCAAGGTCGCTGGCGACCGCGTGCATGGACATCTCCGACGGTCTCTCCAGCGACCTGCCACACCTCTGCGAACGTTCTGGCGTCAGCGCTGAAATCGAGCTTGCAAACCTTCCGCTGCACACGCTGACGGCCAAGCGCAAAGACGCTCTTGAACTCGCCCTGCATGGGGGCGAAGACTACGAACTACTCTTCACTGCGAAGCCATCGACGCGCATGCCGAGTTCGATCGCAGGCGTGTCGCTCACCCGCATCGGTACGATCACACGCCCCCGCAAGAACACACCACTCGTCACTGCGATCGCCGCTGACGGCACGCGCACCCCGCTCGAACGCGGTGGATGGGAGCACCTGCGATGACCGCTGAAGTTCACCTGACCTGGCCCGCAACCTGGAGCGCCAAGGTGCTGCGCACGCCGCCGCTCATCGCCCCCGCACGACAGTTCATGTACCCGCAGTACATTCCCGGCGAGGAAGACGCGATGACGCGCGGTGCCATGCTCGTTGAAGTGAAGCCGGCAAGCGGCGGCACGTTTCTCGCGACATGTGCGCGTGGCTTCGAATCGCCTTCTTTGCCGAGTGGTGTGTGGTCGTGCCCAAACGCCGATGCGATGCTTGCAGTTGCTGGCGGCTACGCGTACCTGATCCACATGATCGAGCCTGCGAAGTGCCTGCATGTAGAACAGCGCCCCGTCACCGAAGTGCTCGTCGCGCAGGACGCAGGCCTGATCCTCCTGGCGGGATTCCAGAACATTGTCGCGCTCAACGCCAGTGGCGTTGCGTGGACGAGCGCACGGCTCACCTGGGAGGGCATCACCCTGGGCGAAGTGCGCGATGGCTCGCTCCACGGCACGGGGTGGAACATGATGGATGACCGCGATGTGCCGTTCGTGCTCGATCTCGCCACGGGCCAACATACCGGCGGAGGCTTCTAAACAGCAGTCCGCAGGCGGTGAAGCATATCTCGCTTCTGAGGTATGTGTTTGCGGGATTCGCCTGCGGCTCTACTCCGCCGCTTCTTCCGCTACGCGATAAAAGCTCAACACCGCATCGCCTTGCTCGAGCAGTCGAAAACGCGACAGCGCGCCCACTCGCTCGGGCAAAGGCTTCTTGCGCGTATGCTCGGCGACCACGATCGCACCGGCGTTCAGCAGCACATCATGCTGACGCGCCAACGTGCGTAGCGTCGCGTCATACTCCTCGGCGGCTTCGTAGGGCGGATCGAGGAAAACGATGTCCGCGCCCTGTGCTCGTCCCAGCTTTGCTGCAGCCTTTGCCATGTTCTCCAACGCACGCGCTACGCTGCGCGTTTCAAGCTGCGTGCCTGCGGAGATCTTCAACATCGCTAGATTCTTGCGGAGTGCCGCCAGGGCTGGCGGCGCGTTCTCGGCGAAGATGCACGAGGCAGCGCCACGACTCATCGCCTCAATCCCCACCGCTCCCGAGCCGGCGTAGAGGTCTACAAAGTGCGCGTCCTGTACATACGGCGCGAGCACGTTGAAGAGCGTTTCACGCAGGCGATCACTGGTCGGCCGCGTGTCCATTCCCTTCGGCGCGTCCAGCAGGCGCGAGCGATACGTTCCAGCAATAACCCTCATCACGCATGAGGATACCGCAGATGCGAGGTCCGAACGCGAGACGCGAAGCTGCAAGCCGCCCCGCTCCTGGAGCAACTCATATCTGACCTCTCACCGACATCATCCCCCACCACCTACAATGAGAGATGATGTTTCGCTCGTCTATTCCGCTTGGCCGATTCTTTGGCGTGCATGTGCGTGTGCACCTTTCGTTCCTCCTGCTGCTCGCGCTCTTCGCGGGCTCCGCGCCTCTGCTCGGATACACGGTACTGCGCGGCCTCGGCCTGTGGCTCGCGCTGGTAGCTGCGGTCATCGTGCGCGAACTCGCGCGCGGCATCGCTGCAGCGTACGTCGGCATGGACCTGCGAGCGGTATTCCTCTTCCCCATCGGCGGCGTTATGGCGCTCGCGCAGGACGGCGCGCAAGCCGACAAGAAGAACCAGCGCATCATTGCCATGGCCGGGCCCGCAGCGAACGTCCTCGCCGTGCTCATCATGGTGGGCACGGCTTACGCCTTCCAGCCTGGCTTGCATCTACTCCAGCAGCCGTGGCTCACCTTCGCGCACATCCTTCGTGCGTTTGTGTGGATGCAGGTCGTCATCGCCATCACGGGTCTGTTGCCCTCCGCGCTGCCCAACCGCAAGCTGCTCGCGCGCCGCGGCGAAACCGATGCGCCGCGCAAGCCGATGGCCAGCACCACGCCACCGTTCCATCTCGGCTCGATGGTCGCGCTTGCCGTAGCACTCGCGGGCATCGCCATGATGAACCCGTGGATCATCGCCTTCGGCGGCGTTATCTTCCTCATCGCGCAGGTGAACTTCGCCAGCAAGCCGCAGAACATTCCGCCAGCCATCTCGCCGCTCGTGCACGAAGTGATGCTCACAGACATCAAGCTCATCAGCAGCTCCGACACGCTCGCGGGGGCGCTCAACGCTACCGTGCACTCCATGCAGGAAATCTTCCCCGTCGTGCGTGGTGAGCAGCTCGTCGGCTCCGTCACGCGCGACACCATCATCACGCAACTGCGCGTGCATGGCGACGGCTACGTGCAGGGCGTTATGAGCAAGACGCTGCACTTCGCCCAGCCCCAGGAAAAGCTCACCACCGCGCTCGAACGCTCTGCACAACTCGGCGCCAGCGAGTTCATCCCGGTCGTCGAAGAGGACGGTCGACTGCTCGGCATCCTCACCCCCGGCAGCCTCGCGCGTGCCGTGCAACTGGTGCGCGTAGCTACGCCCGAGCGCGGTGACGCCTGATGCAGCTTGAACCCAAACCCATCGCACCGGGGCTGTACCTCGTCGCCACGCCTATCGGCAACCTCGACGACATGACCCTGCGCGCGCTGAACGTGCTGACGAACGCCGACCGCATCGCCTGCGAAGACACGCGCCAGACCGCGAAGCTGCTCTCGCACTTCGGCATCTCGACGCCCACGGTCAGCTACCACGATCACAACGAGCTCTCCCGCTCTACGCAACTGCTCGAGCAGCTCAAACAGGGCGCGCGCATCGCCGTCGTCTCCGACGCCGGCACACCCGGGATCGCCGACCCCGGCGCGGTGCTCGCGGCTGACGCTATCGCGGCGGGAATCGCTGTCTTCCCTATCCCCGGCGCGAACGCCGCGATCAACGCATTGATCGCCAGCGGACTCTCTGCCGAGGCCTTCGCCTTCCACGGCTTCCTGGCCGCGAAAGAAGGCGCACGCCGCACGCAGCTTGAAGAGCTACGCACACAGCTCGCCGCCTCAAAGAGCGGCGCAACGCAGATCTTCTACGAGACGCCGCACCGCATCCTCGGTGCGCTCGAAGACGTGCGCCTCGTCTTCGGCCCCACGCACCGCATCGCCCTCGCACGCGAGCTCACGAAGCTGCATGAAGAGTTCCTCCGCGGCACGGTCGCCGAGCTCGAAGCAACGCTCTCCGCCCGCGAAAACATCCGCGGCGAAATGGTGCTGATGATCTCCGGCACGGTGCAGGAAGAAGCTGCCGTTACAGGTTCACTCGCAAAGGAAGTCGCCGCGCTCATCGCCTCCGGCGTCACCGAAAAAGACGCGCTAAAGCAAGTTGCCAAGGCACGAGGCCTTGGCAAGAGCGAAGCGTATCGCGAGTGGCAGCGCGTGAAGCGCTAGCCCATTGCATCTCTCATGAAAACGTCACCATGTTTGTCCAGCTTAGCGTGGACCATTTCCCGTTCTTCTTCTCAAGCGCGACCCACTCCCAGTTGCCGCAAAGCCCACCGCACCACATCCCTTGATGCACGAGCGCTAGCGTGTGCTGTGGATTGAAGTAGACCTCGGAAAATTCATGCAGCCCCGCAGCATCGGGAAACTCAACGACCTCGTTCTCCGCGTGGCGTCTGAATTGCTGCGCCTGATAACGCTTCTTCGCCGCTTCATCAAGAAGATGCACCGGAAGCACATCCCTAAATTTTCCACCATCCAGCGCAATGACGTCATGACAATGAGCATCGTAATCCGCCATCACCGCATCCCACTCAGCCTTGCGATCCTCCGGTGGACGAACCGCAGAATGTGGTCCGGCCCCGAGTAGTTTCTTGCCCTCATCGCAAGCGAAATTCATCGGCAGCGCGTAGGTCGTGGCCTCGAGTAACCATTGCTTGCGGGGAGCACTTCTCCCCTCAATGGGTCCCTGCTCAAGCAAGTACGAATAGATCACGTAGCTATCGTCCGACCGCTCCGAAGACATCACTTGAGCCTGTGCAAACTTGGGCTCCGCCTGCTTCGGAGCCTGCGCACGCCCGCGCAGCCAAAAAACACAGAGAACGACAGAGAGGAGCACCAGCTTTTTCATAAGAGAACTCCGAAAGATCTTCGCTACGGCAAAATCCTACAGATGCTCGCGCATATAGCAAGAAGAAGTTCCACCTCAAAGACAGAAACCCCGTTCATGCGCCAATCAGGCACATAAACGGGGTCTGCGAGATCTTCAGAAAAATCCTAAACGTGCTCACGCCCGCGCAGGCGATCGTACATGTACACATCGCTCGTCGTGCCCATCGCTTCGTTGTACAACACCAGCGCGCCTGCGGCTTCCTTCAGCTCTTCGCTGAACTGATGAATGGCCCGCAACTGGTCGGCCGTTGCCGGAATCTCCAGCTTCGACGTCTTCAAAAACTTCTGATACCCGCGATCGAGGATCAGAGCGATCTCGCCGTTCAGCACCCAGCCGCCCTTCACCAGCAGACGTACCGCAGCGCCCTTCTCTGCCGAAGGAGCGATCTCTGCCGCGCAGCCGTACTTCGACACGCGACGCGCGCCAGCCGAACGATTTGCACCCTCGGTCGCCGGCGAAACATCAAACTTCTCGTTGCCGAGCGTGGAAAGTACTTCATCGAACGTGGGTTGCGTCTTCGTCTTGGCCATCGGAAATCCTTTGCTCGGGGGCGAACCGTGGGTTCGCCTGTTTCAGCTACACTCAAACCACTGTCGCATAGATGGCACAGGCGCTTCAAACGATGACTGCAAACGACACCAAGACTCTCGGCTCCGCACTGCTCGAACGCGTAGGAAATACGCCCCTCATTCGCCTCGATCGCCTCACGGCTGATCTGCCAGGCGTCCAGATCCTCGGCAAAGCCGAGTGGGCCAACCCCGGCGGCAGCGTGAAGGACCGCGCGGCCTCGGCTATCGTCGCGGACGCGCAGGCCAAGGGCCAGCTCGCACCCGGCAAACATCTGCTCGACGCGACCTCCGGCAACACCGGCATCGCATACTCCATGCTCGGCGCCGCCATGGGCTTCCCGGTCACGCTCTGCGTGCCGTCGAACGTCAGCCCCGAGCGGAAGCATATCCTCGCAGCCTACGGCGCGAACATCGTGTGGACCGACCCCGCCGACGGCTCTGATGGTGCCATCCGCATGGCGCGCAAGCTCTTCGCCGAGCAGCCCGAGAAGTACTTCTACGCCAACCAGTACGGCAACGACAACAACTGGCGCGCGCACTACAACACCACCGCGAACGAGATTTGGCAGCAAACTGATGGCCGCGTGACGCACTTCGTCGCGGGCCTCGGCACCTCGGGCACCTTCGTCGGCACCACGCGCCGCCTCAAGGAACTGAACCCGAACATCCAGTGCTACTCCATGCAGCCCGACTCGCCGTTCAACGGCCTGGAAGGCCTCAAGCACATGGAGACGGCCATCGTTCCGCCGATCTACGACGCCATGCTCGCCGACCGTGACATCCCCATGGAGACCGAGCGCGCCTACAGGATGGCCAAGCGCCTGGGCCGCACACAGGGCCTGCTCGTCGGCGTCAGCGCGGCCGCCGCGGTCACCACGGCGCTCGATGTGGCCAAGGAAGAGGCCGCCGCCGGACGCGAGGCCGTTATCGTCACGATCCTCTGCGACTCCGCCGACAAGTACCTCAGCGAGCGCTTCTGGTCGGACCCGCGCTACGACGAGATTTCGTAGCAGTTACACTTTTCATCAAGACAAACGAACAAGGAACGACGTGAGCCTTCTCCTCTCCCAAGCCCTTTACGACGAACTTCGACAGCACGGCGTGGAAACCTATCCCTACGAATGCTGCGGCATCATGCTCGGCAAGGCCGTGGGCGAAGGCCTGCGTGTCGAGAGCCTCATCCGCGCCGGAAACACCCGCACCGACTCTGCGCACAACCGCTACAACATCGCGCCGCAGGAGCTCATCAAGGCCCAGCGCGAGGCCCGCACCGCCGGCCTCGACATCATCGGCTTCTACCACTCGCACCCTGACCACCCCGCGCAGTGGTCCCAGACCGACTTCGCCGAAGCCCACTGGTTCGGCTGCGCCTACGTCATCACGGCGGTCGACCACGGTCACCCCACGGCGACGAACAGCTTCCTGCTCAGCGGCACCAGCGAAGAGGACAAACAGTTCCTCCAGCAGCCCATCGCGGTCGAGTAAGCACCCGCACATTCCGCGCAAACCACAACGCCCGCCACGAATTTCGTGGCGGGCGTTGCATTTCCTAACCGACAGCCGCGTCTACGGACGCGCGCCGATCTTGTTCATTTTTGATGCCAGCGCCAGTGGCGCGACAACCGGCGTGCCGAGGCCGACATACATAACAATCGGGCCGGAGCTTGCGCCCATCACAGCCACCCACACGTTACCGGAGCCGTCGATCGCGATACTGTTCGGCGCGCCGATAGAGGTACTCACTGGTCCAGCCGTGCCTCCCGTCGTTCCCGCAGTGCCTGTGAATCCCGACGTCGGCGTCAAAGCAACACCGGCACTCGAGAATTTCGAGATCGAACCGCCTGTCGTGTTCGGCACCCAGGCATTGCCTGAGCCATCAATTGCGATGGTTCGCGGAGCCTTGAGTCCGCCACCGGTGTAGGGCGGTTGCATCGTGTACGAAGTTCCCGATCCTGTAAATTTCACCAGCGCGTTGTTCGCACTGTCGACGACCCACACACTGTTGCTGTGGTCGATCGCCAGCCCCGACGGTGTTCCAATGGAGTTCGTATGGAATCGAGCATACGTATTCGGGTTTGCCTGCGAAAACACCGCCACGCCCCCCGGATTGCCGCCATTGACCAGATCGATCCAGACATTGTTGTTTGAATCCACAGCAGCGTCCGGCCCAACCATATCTACAGGCAATCCATTCTGATAGTCCGTGTAGTCCCCTGAAAGGATCCTGAATCCCACACTGCTCGACAACGGTGTCGGGCCAAACGCGATCACTTCGGCACCGGCTTGAGAATTCAACGCGCACTCAGTGGTGTCGTTCTGATCGATAGCAAGGCTATAGCTATTCGAACAAAGGTCTTCGTT
Above is a genomic segment from Granulicella cerasi containing:
- a CDS encoding PLP-dependent cysteine synthase family protein; this translates as MTANDTKTLGSALLERVGNTPLIRLDRLTADLPGVQILGKAEWANPGGSVKDRAASAIVADAQAKGQLAPGKHLLDATSGNTGIAYSMLGAAMGFPVTLCVPSNVSPERKHILAAYGANIVWTDPADGSDGAIRMARKLFAEQPEKYFYANQYGNDNNWRAHYNTTANEIWQQTDGRVTHFVAGLGTSGTFVGTTRRLKELNPNIQCYSMQPDSPFNGLEGLKHMETAIVPPIYDAMLADRDIPMETERAYRMAKRLGRTQGLLVGVSAAAAVTTALDVAKEEAAAGREAVIVTILCDSADKYLSERFWSDPRYDEIS
- a CDS encoding CBS domain-containing protein, with translation MFRSSIPLGRFFGVHVRVHLSFLLLLALFAGSAPLLGYTVLRGLGLWLALVAAVIVRELARGIAAAYVGMDLRAVFLFPIGGVMALAQDGAQADKKNQRIIAMAGPAANVLAVLIMVGTAYAFQPGLHLLQQPWLTFAHILRAFVWMQVVIAITGLLPSALPNRKLLARRGETDAPRKPMASTTPPFHLGSMVALAVALAGIAMMNPWIIAFGGVIFLIAQVNFASKPQNIPPAISPLVHEVMLTDIKLISSSDTLAGALNATVHSMQEIFPVVRGEQLVGSVTRDTIITQLRVHGDGYVQGVMSKTLHFAQPQEKLTTALERSAQLGASEFIPVVEEDGRLLGILTPGSLARAVQLVRVATPERGDA
- a CDS encoding M67 family metallopeptidase, encoding MSLLLSQALYDELRQHGVETYPYECCGIMLGKAVGEGLRVESLIRAGNTRTDSAHNRYNIAPQELIKAQREARTAGLDIIGFYHSHPDHPAQWSQTDFAEAHWFGCAYVITAVDHGHPTATNSFLLSGTSEEDKQFLQQPIAVE
- a CDS encoding helix-turn-helix domain-containing protein; the protein is MKLADKIRYLREVEGSLRGLGRAMTQGELVKAIAAETREALSQSYLSQIESGARPHLTNNTRLLLAKFFKVHPGYLVDDPDGYHAELMSDVRLQEDTLDIWLVGGAERFRRDPELRRALLAISHHPDSRKCLLLLECILATGGLTERLLEVLHPGERAKAQQAALDAAPVKRAVKKSVAKKSTKRGVSR
- the rsmD gene encoding 16S rRNA (guanine(966)-N(2))-methyltransferase RsmD, with amino-acid sequence MQLRVSRSDLASAVSSCVMRVIAGTYRSRLLDAPKGMDTRPTSDRLRETLFNVLAPYVQDAHFVDLYAGSGAVGIEAMSRGAASCIFAENAPPALAALRKNLAMLKISAGTQLETRSVARALENMAKAAAKLGRAQGADIVFLDPPYEAAEEYDATLRTLARQHDVLLNAGAIVVAEHTRKKPLPERVGALSRFRLLEQGDAVLSFYRVAEEAAE
- a CDS encoding M23 family metallopeptidase, whose protein sequence is MRKRYFVYVTRNEDGTSEEVNIPMRYVYVFLAATITGMFTIAGMAGSYSRMLAKAETINHLRDELANSRKDYAHLEKQTHDKDVQVASLGSLASEVSAIYGLTAGKLTLPLGHGLRIGRKNAVGNVADAKLKDDTASFTDDSYYKSLDTFYALKNTAASGALMPSNTPDMSIGIRSGLSGLGAIDLATGTATPDMWPVMGPINSGFGEREDPVIGGGTGEFHKGVDIGSPLGTPVHAPAPGRVVKAGMGNGYGREIEIDHGNGIKTVYGHLSGWNVSAGETVVKGQVIGFVGHSGRTTGNHLHYEVQVRGNAVNPHKYLRTTMAQLGGATGTGG
- the thiL gene encoding thiamine-phosphate kinase; its protein translation is MPKPTSTPRGEFALIEQIRRRTAGVRSSAIRLGIGDDCAVIAPPAGSEIVVTTDFSLEGRHFTRDRHTPESVGHRLLARGVSDLAAMGATPLAAFLSLALPKSLANNQRWLDGMLSGFAALAKDTRTPLAGGDTSQSPDDLMLADIILLGHVPQGTALLRSGAKAGDAIYVTGALGGAAAELEATLAGKRLRGDAHPHLFPQPRLKVGDTLRARSLATACMDISDGLSSDLPHLCERSGVSAEIELANLPLHTLTAKRKDALELALHGGEDYELLFTAKPSTRMPSSIAGVSLTRIGTITRPRKNTPLVTAIAADGTRTPLERGGWEHLR
- the rsmI gene encoding 16S rRNA (cytidine(1402)-2'-O)-methyltransferase, which gives rise to MQLEPKPIAPGLYLVATPIGNLDDMTLRALNVLTNADRIACEDTRQTAKLLSHFGISTPTVSYHDHNELSRSTQLLEQLKQGARIAVVSDAGTPGIADPGAVLAADAIAAGIAVFPIPGANAAINALIASGLSAEAFAFHGFLAAKEGARRTQLEELRTQLAASKSGATQIFYETPHRILGALEDVRLVFGPTHRIALARELTKLHEEFLRGTVAELEATLSARENIRGEMVLMISGTVQEEAAVTGSLAKEVAALIASGVTEKDALKQVAKARGLGKSEAYREWQRVKR